A section of the Neofelis nebulosa isolate mNeoNeb1 chromosome 12, mNeoNeb1.pri, whole genome shotgun sequence genome encodes:
- the SOHLH1 gene encoding spermatogenesis- and oogenesis-specific basic helix-loop-helix-containing protein 1, giving the protein MASRGAEPGAGGCGGSSPSSAQGCREDKAPERAGSGLPRNVLSERERRKRISVSCERLRALLPRFDGRREDMASVLEMSVQFLRLAGDLVPSQEPPAAALAPSKETWHKWQRDVLQLALSSPTSAGAPDSGMAAPGVTVPQAATAGVAEGEAPPGAAEVLDGPPALPEPCSLVTRPPDPSPSKALRSPPPWPPRSWQPPSPLVSKEVQSCRGQAGPLMEGADSAMTLDTRSASGCDVEDGASFLLSASPDWWLGSLEGRGASVPSRSMARSGLLDRAEPSFLTDVGPGSQELPDGPLEPWGSDAGCPSLALRDEVDSIFPDFFPC; this is encoded by the exons ATGGCGTCCCGGGGAGCTGAGCCAGGCGCTGGGGGGTGCGG CGGCTCTTCCCCATCCAGTGCCCAGGGCTGCCGCGAAGACAAGGCGCCCGAGCGTGCGGGCTCCGGCCTCCCGCGGAACGTGCTCAGCGAGCGGGAGCGCAG GAAGCGGATCTCTGTGAGCTGCGAGCGCCTGCGGGCCCTGCTGCCCCGCTTTGATGGCCGGCGGGAGGACATGGCCTCGGTCCTGGAGATGTCGGTGCAGTTCCTGCGGCTGGCCGGCGACCTGGTGCCCAGCCAGGAGCCGCCCGCCGCC GCTCTCGCTCCGTCCAAGGAGACGTGGCACAAGTGGCAGAGGGACGTTTTGCAGCTGGCCCTGTCAAGTCCGACCTCAGCCGGGGCACCAGACTCCGGGATGGCGGCGCCTGGCGTGACCGT GCCCCAGGCTGCGACCGCAGGCGTGGCCGAGGGCGAGGCCCCGCCGGGGGCGGCCGAGGTGCTGGACGGGCCGCCAGCCCTCCCCG AGCCTTGCAGCCTGGTGACCCGGCCCCCAGACCCAAGTCCCTCCAAGGCCCTGAGGTCGCCTCCACCCTGGCCTCCCCGCTCCTGGcagccaccctcccctctggtgagCAAAGAGGTTCAGAGCTGCCGGGGCCAGGCTGGGCCCCTGATGGAGGGGGCCGACTCGGCCATGACACTGGACACCAG GTCTGCGTCCGGATGTGATGTGGAAGATGGGGCGTCCTTCCTGCTGAGCGCCAGTCCCGACTGGTGGCTGG GGTCTCTGGAGGGCAGAGGCGCCAGTGTCCCTTCTCGGAGCATGGCCAGGAGCGGCCTGCTggacagggcagagcccagctTCCTGACAGACGTCGGGCCCGGCTCCCAGGAGCTCCCAGACGGCCCCCTGGAACCCTGGGGCTCGGACGCCGGctgccccagcctggccctgcGGGATGAGGTGGACAGCATCTTCCCCGACTTCTTTCCCTGctag